Proteins co-encoded in one Cynocephalus volans isolate mCynVol1 chromosome 11, mCynVol1.pri, whole genome shotgun sequence genomic window:
- the LOC134390874 gene encoding placenta growth factor-like, with product MLPLRLATCFLQLLAGLALPTVPPEQWALSPGNSSSEVKVVPFQEVWGRSYCRALERLVDIVTEYPSEVEHMFSPSCVSLLRCTGCCGDENLHCVPVETVNVTMQLLKIRSGDWPSYVELTFSQHARCECRPLREKMKPERRRPKGRGKRKRVKQRPTDCHLA from the coding sequence ATGCTTCCCTTGAGGCTGGCCACTTGCTTCCTGCAGCTCCTGGCTGGGCTGGCTCTGCCCACGGTGCCCCCAGAGCAGTGGGCTTTGTCTCCTGGGAACAGCTCATCAGAGGTGAAAGTGGTGCCCTTCCAGGAAGTGTGGGGCCGCAGCTACTGCCGGGCACTGGAGAGGCTGGTGGACATCGTGACTGAGTACCCCAGTGAGGTGGAGCACATGTTCAGCCCATCCTGTGTGTCCCTGCTGCGCTGCACCGGCTGCTGTGGTGATGAGAACCTGCACTGTGTGCCGGTGGAGACGGTCAATGTCACCATGCAGCTCCTGAAGATTCGCTCTGGGGACTGGCCGTCCTATGTGGAGCTGACATTCTCTCAGCACGCACGCTGCGAGTGCAGACCTCTGCGGGAGAAGATGAAGCCAGAAAGGAGGAGACCCAAGggcagggggaagaggaagagagtcaAGCAGAGACCCACAGACTGCCACCTGGCCTAA